A stretch of Microscilla marina ATCC 23134 DNA encodes these proteins:
- a CDS encoding helix-turn-helix transcriptional regulator, producing MAEIFETKVVDNQINIPEHLGHGSIQMHCFSAELNLSVQQIYLDKPLRISRKAAPRKDILPIVFHYSKAGVDHIHLAAEEKKTLGRFSPQGIMIPAHEQDSIVEFPSNEEIITIAVVVSRRWIIEYMQNIPGKEAENLVSLFACQKQFCIYETLNQAMEKAIEEIIQCDYAEPVTGLFLQAKTIELLALFFDKLAQRETTDGFYNLNQTDVASLFAVKKILMDNLENPPTILWLSREVGMSESKLKKTFKQVFGHSIYQYALYNRMEKAKELLESRQYNVSEVGGLVGYSNLAHFARAFKKQYSVAPKQYLQKFRR from the coding sequence ATGGCAGAAATTTTTGAAACCAAAGTAGTGGATAATCAAATTAATATTCCTGAGCACCTGGGGCATGGGTCTATACAAATGCATTGTTTTTCGGCAGAGCTAAATTTGTCAGTGCAACAAATCTATTTAGACAAACCTCTCCGTATTTCGCGCAAGGCAGCGCCCAGAAAGGATATTTTACCCATTGTATTTCATTACTCCAAGGCTGGGGTAGACCATATACATCTTGCCGCCGAAGAAAAGAAAACCTTGGGAAGGTTCAGCCCACAAGGGATAATGATTCCTGCCCACGAGCAAGACAGTATTGTAGAATTTCCTTCTAATGAAGAAATTATAACTATTGCTGTGGTAGTGAGCCGTCGTTGGATCATTGAATATATGCAAAACATACCGGGCAAAGAAGCCGAAAATCTGGTAAGCCTGTTTGCTTGTCAAAAACAGTTTTGTATTTATGAAACGCTTAACCAGGCAATGGAGAAAGCTATAGAAGAAATTATTCAATGTGACTATGCCGAACCAGTCACGGGTTTGTTCTTGCAAGCAAAAACAATTGAGCTATTGGCGTTATTTTTTGATAAACTGGCACAACGTGAAACAACTGATGGGTTTTATAACCTGAATCAAACCGATGTCGCGTCCTTGTTTGCAGTAAAGAAAATATTGATGGATAACCTTGAAAACCCGCCAACTATTTTGTGGTTATCGCGAGAGGTAGGTATGAGTGAAAGTAAACTCAAAAAAACTTTTAAGCAAGTGTTTGGTCATAGCATATACCAGTATGCTTTGTATAATAGAATGGAAAAAGCCAAGGAGTTATTAGAGTCACGTCAATATAACGTATCAGAAGTAGGAGGATTGGTGGGGTATTCTAATCTGGCGCACTTTGCCAGGGCATTCAAAAAACAATATTCTGTAGCCCCAAAACAATATTTGCAAAAATTTAGGAGATAA